Proteins from a genomic interval of Gemmatimonadales bacterium:
- a CDS encoding citrate synthase, with product MSNESLSVIDNRTGKSYELPIADGTVRAMDLRQIKTSDEDFGLMTYDPAFTNTASCKSAITYIDGDRGILRYRGYPIEELADKASFLEVAYLLSEGELPTAPQLAKWQNDIVYHTYVHTNIIKFLEGFRYDAHPMGMLLGVVGALSTFYPDAKNIHDPENRYVQRVRLMAKIPTLAAFVFRQTRGLPYQFPRNDLDYIGNYVNMTFSIGGQHKPNPVLQRALEILLILHADHEQNCSTSAVRGVGSSGVDPFSAISAGIAALYGPLHGGANEAVLRMLDEIGEKKNIPAFIERVKAGEGRLMGFGHRVYKSYDPRAKLIKRVADEVFAETGLNPKLEIAVELERIALSDEYFVKRKLYPNVDFYSGLIYQAMGYPTDYFTVLFALGRMPGWLAQWEEMITDGEQKIARPRQIYTGAESRPFLPIEKRK from the coding sequence GTGTCGAACGAATCTCTGAGCGTCATCGACAACCGAACAGGCAAGAGCTACGAGCTGCCAATCGCCGACGGGACCGTGCGGGCCATGGACCTGCGCCAGATCAAGACGTCGGACGAGGATTTCGGGTTGATGACCTACGACCCGGCCTTCACCAACACCGCCTCCTGCAAGAGCGCCATCACGTACATCGACGGCGATCGGGGCATCCTCCGCTACCGCGGCTACCCCATCGAGGAGCTCGCCGACAAGGCCAGCTTCCTTGAGGTGGCGTACCTGCTGTCCGAGGGGGAGCTTCCCACCGCACCGCAGCTGGCCAAGTGGCAGAACGACATCGTCTACCACACCTACGTCCACACCAACATCATCAAGTTCCTCGAGGGGTTCCGGTACGACGCCCACCCCATGGGGATGCTGCTCGGCGTGGTCGGGGCGCTCTCGACCTTCTACCCCGACGCCAAGAACATCCACGACCCGGAAAACCGCTACGTCCAGCGGGTCCGGCTCATGGCCAAGATCCCGACCCTGGCGGCGTTCGTCTTCCGGCAGACGCGCGGACTGCCGTACCAGTTCCCGCGGAACGATCTCGACTACATCGGCAACTACGTCAACATGACCTTCAGCATCGGCGGCCAGCACAAGCCGAACCCGGTGCTGCAGCGCGCGCTTGAGATCCTGCTGATCCTGCACGCCGACCACGAGCAGAACTGCTCGACGAGCGCCGTGCGCGGCGTCGGCTCGTCCGGCGTCGACCCCTTCTCGGCCATCTCCGCCGGCATCGCCGCCCTCTACGGCCCCCTCCACGGTGGCGCCAACGAGGCCGTGCTCCGCATGCTCGACGAAATTGGCGAGAAGAAGAACATCCCGGCGTTCATCGAGCGGGTAAAGGCGGGCGAGGGAAGGCTGATGGGCTTCGGCCACCGGGTCTACAAGTCGTACGACCCCCGGGCCAAGCTGATCAAGCGGGTGGCAGACGAGGTCTTTGCGGAGACGGGGCTGAATCCGAAGCTCGAAATCGCGGTGGAACTCGAGCGGATCGCGCTGTCCGACGAGTACTTCGTCAAGCGGAAGCTCTACCCGAACGTGGACTTCTACTCCGGGCTCATCTACCAGGCGATGGGCTACCCGACCGACTACTTCACGGTGCTCTTTGCCCTCGGGCGGATGCCGGGCTGGCTGGCGCAGTGGGAGGAGATGATCACCGACGGGGAGCAGAAAATTGCCCGCCCGCGGCAGATCTACACCGGGGCGGAATCCCGGCCGTTCCTGCCGATCGAGAAGCGGAAGTAG